Proteins encoded by one window of Clostridium cagae:
- a CDS encoding NCS2 family permease, translating into MQQEKKSGRMFEIFSNEKVDFKKEIVAGVTTFLTMAYIIAVNPNMLSATGMPSGALVTATCLSAAFATIFMGVFANLPFALASGMGLNAYFAFSVVLGKGISWEVALTAVFVEGIIFILMSLFKIREAVVNAIPENMKYAVTAGIGLFIAFIGFVGSGIVVNNDATLLGLGDFTIPTVTITCVGLIIIAVLDKKKIKGSILVGILVSTLLAWGYALKNPSVAADLGIYLPNGIFKFESLAPIAGKVDLEYAFHPDNIGLFITVVCTFLFVDFFDTVGTLVGVSSRAGMLDEEGKVPNAGKALLADAIGTTVGACLGTSTVTTYVESSTGVAAGGRTGWTAITTGVLFLIAMFFSPIFIAIPSCATAPALIYVGYLMLGAAKNIDFDEITEGLPAFVTIALMPLTYSIGDGLTFGILSYVFINVLYNLFSKKENKKRVSWVMIMLAIIFLVKLIVL; encoded by the coding sequence ATGCAACAAGAAAAGAAGTCTGGAAGAATGTTTGAAATATTTTCTAATGAAAAAGTTGATTTTAAAAAAGAGATAGTAGCAGGGGTAACTACTTTTTTAACAATGGCTTACATAATTGCTGTAAATCCTAATATGCTAAGTGCAACAGGAATGCCAAGTGGAGCACTTGTAACAGCAACTTGTTTATCTGCAGCATTTGCAACAATATTTATGGGGGTATTTGCAAATCTACCTTTTGCTTTAGCATCTGGGATGGGATTAAATGCATATTTTGCTTTTTCAGTTGTATTAGGAAAAGGGATATCATGGGAGGTAGCATTAACAGCAGTATTTGTAGAAGGTATTATATTTATTTTAATGTCATTATTTAAAATTCGTGAAGCTGTTGTAAATGCAATTCCAGAAAATATGAAATATGCAGTTACTGCTGGAATTGGGTTGTTTATTGCGTTTATTGGATTTGTAGGCAGTGGAATAGTTGTAAACAATGATGCAACACTATTAGGGTTAGGTGATTTCACAATTCCTACAGTTACAATTACTTGTGTTGGATTAATAATTATTGCAGTATTAGATAAAAAGAAAATAAAAGGTTCAATTTTAGTTGGGATTTTAGTAAGTACTTTATTGGCTTGGGGATATGCTTTAAAAAATCCATCAGTGGCAGCTGATTTAGGCATATATTTACCAAATGGGATTTTTAAATTTGAAAGTCTTGCTCCTATAGCAGGTAAGGTAGACCTAGAATATGCATTTCATCCAGATAACATAGGATTATTTATAACAGTAGTATGTACATTCTTGTTTGTAGATTTCTTTGATACAGTAGGAACATTAGTAGGCGTTAGTTCAAGAGCTGGAATGCTTGATGAAGAAGGCAAAGTTCCTAATGCAGGAAAAGCGCTACTTGCAGATGCTATTGGGACAACCGTAGGAGCATGTCTTGGAACTTCAACAGTAACAACCTATGTAGAAAGCTCAACAGGGGTTGCAGCAGGAGGAAGAACAGGATGGACTGCTATTACAACAGGTGTTTTATTTTTAATAGCAATGTTCTTTTCACCAATTTTTATTGCAATACCATCATGTGCTACAGCACCAGCTTTAATATATGTTGGATATTTAATGCTTGGAGCAGCTAAAAATATAGATTTTGATGAAATTACAGAAGGGCTTCCAGCATTTGTGACAATTGCTTTAATGCCTCTTACTTATAGCATTGGAGATGGACTAACATTTGGTATACTATCTTATGTGTTTATAAATGTATTGTATAATCTTTTCTCTAAAAAAGAAAATAAGAAAAGAGTTTCTTGGGTTATGATAATGTTAGCAATTATTTTCTTAGTGAAATTAATAGTCTTATAA
- a CDS encoding YicC/YloC family endoribonuclease, with amino-acid sequence MVKSMTSFGRAQSDKNSGMVFSVEMKSVNHRYLDINIRMPKTMLSLEEKIRGLINSKLNRGKVDVFINYKSYSKENIEPTVDIKLAKKYYDCLKLIQEELDLVDDITTTKISRLPDVLTLIEKEENLEEILKELLPLIENSLDLMNDMRIREGEKLKNDILMKIDTIEKFVIEIEKLADEIPKNYKQKLEERLSELLSDVDLDESRIAQEVAILSDKAAVDEEIVRLKSHLNQVRQTLGLEEPIGRKLDFIIQEMNREANTIGSKSVDICMTNTVIDIKNAIEKIREQVQNIE; translated from the coding sequence ATGGTTAAAAGCATGACAAGTTTTGGGCGTGCTCAAAGTGATAAAAATAGTGGAATGGTTTTTTCAGTTGAAATGAAGAGTGTAAATCATAGATATTTAGATATTAACATTAGAATGCCTAAAACTATGTTATCTCTAGAAGAAAAAATTAGAGGACTAATTAATAGTAAACTAAACAGGGGTAAAGTGGACGTTTTTATAAACTATAAGAGCTATTCGAAAGAAAATATAGAGCCAACAGTCGATATTAAGTTGGCTAAAAAATACTATGATTGCTTAAAGTTAATACAAGAAGAATTAGATTTGGTAGATGATATAACAACTACTAAGATATCAAGATTACCTGATGTACTAACTTTAATTGAAAAAGAAGAAAATTTAGAAGAGATATTAAAAGAACTATTGCCTTTGATAGAAAATTCTCTTGATTTAATGAATGATATGAGAATAAGAGAAGGTGAAAAGTTAAAAAATGATATTCTAATGAAGATAGATACTATAGAAAAATTTGTGATAGAAATAGAAAAATTAGCAGATGAAATTCCTAAAAATTACAAACAAAAACTTGAAGAAAGATTGTCTGAATTATTAAGTGATGTAGATTTAGATGAATCAAGAATTGCTCAAGAAGTTGCGATTTTATCTGATAAAGCAGCTGTTGATGAAGAAATTGTAAGACTTAAAAGTCATTTAAATCAAGTTAGACAAACGTTGGGGTTAGAAGAACCAATAGGAAGAAAATTAGATTTTATAATTCAAGAAATGAATAGGGAAGCTAATACTATTGGATCTAAATCAGTAGATATTTGTATGACAAATACAGTTATAGATATAAAAAATGCCATAGAAAAGATAAGAGAGCAAGTACAAAATATAGAATAA
- the remA gene encoding extracellular matrix/biofilm regulator RemA, whose translation MGIKLINIGFGNIVSANRLVAIVSPESAPIKRIIQEARDRGMLIDATYGRRTRAVIITDSDHVILSAVQPETVAHRLSTKDEVVDEVDE comes from the coding sequence ATGGGAATAAAATTAATAAACATAGGTTTTGGTAATATAGTTTCTGCTAATAGATTAGTTGCTATTGTAAGTCCTGAATCAGCACCAATTAAAAGGATAATTCAAGAAGCAAGAGATAGAGGTATGTTAATAGATGCTACATACGGAAGAAGAACAAGAGCTGTAATAATAACAGATAGTGATCATGTTATATTATCAGCGGTACAACCAGAAACAGTTGCTCACAGACTATCTACTAAAGACGAAGTTGTTGATGAGGTCGATGAATAA
- the gmk gene encoding guanylate kinase, whose product MIDKKRGLLIVISGPSGAGKGTICKELLEKNDNLLLSVSATTRSPRNGEIDGVNYHFLCKEDFITRIEKNDFLEHAEVYGNYYGTPKSNVDKMLESGRDVILEIDIQGALKVKENTEEGVFIFILPPSMEELKQRIINRGSETPESLMKRFKSAYKEINFVSKYNYAVVNDEVDIAVEKLEAIILAEKCRVDRLKHSILDSKEDLIHEQLYD is encoded by the coding sequence ATGATTGATAAAAAAAGAGGTTTACTAATTGTTATATCGGGACCATCAGGTGCAGGTAAAGGTACGATATGCAAAGAATTACTTGAAAAAAATGATAATTTATTATTATCAGTTTCAGCAACAACTAGATCGCCAAGAAATGGTGAAATAGATGGTGTTAATTATCATTTTTTATGTAAAGAAGATTTTATAACAAGAATAGAAAAAAATGATTTTTTAGAACATGCAGAAGTATATGGAAACTATTATGGAACACCTAAATCCAATGTGGATAAAATGTTAGAAAGTGGTAGAGATGTCATTTTAGAAATAGATATACAAGGCGCATTGAAAGTAAAAGAAAATACAGAAGAAGGTGTATTTATATTTATATTACCACCTTCTATGGAAGAGTTAAAACAAAGAATTATTAATAGGGGAAGTGAAACCCCAGAATCTCTTATGAAGAGATTCAAATCTGCCTATAAAGAAATAAATTTTGTTTCTAAGTACAATTATGCAGTAGTTAATGATGAAGTTGACATTGCAGTAGAAAAATTAGAAGCAATAATATTAGCTGAAAAATGTAGGGTAGATAGATTAAAACACAGTATATTAGATTCAAAGGAGGACTTAATACATGAACAACTCTATGATTAA
- the rpoZ gene encoding DNA-directed RNA polymerase subunit omega → MNNSMINPSIVDLLTKVGDRYSLVILTSKRAREIIEGAEPLTKVDSHKPLTIAINEVNEDIVKYEE, encoded by the coding sequence ATGAACAACTCTATGATTAATCCATCAATAGTAGACTTATTAACAAAGGTGGGGGACAGATATTCTTTAGTAATTTTAACATCAAAAAGAGCTAGAGAGATAATCGAAGGTGCAGAACCTTTAACTAAAGTAGATTCTCATAAACCATTAACAATTGCAATTAATGAAGTGAATGAAGATATTGTAAAATATGAAGAATAA
- the coaBC gene encoding bifunctional phosphopantothenoylcysteine decarboxylase/phosphopantothenate--cysteine ligase CoaBC, whose product MKKCVVLGVSGGIAVYKALEIVSLLRKQDIEVRVIMTKSATEFVTPLSFQSLSQNMVIYDMFSEPKAWEIQHISLAEKADVFLVAPATANIIGKVANGIADDMLSTTIMATKAKVIFAPAMNTHMYENPIVQGNIEKLKTLGYEFIEPASGRLACGDIGKGKLEDPKVIVDRVISQFTKKDLVNKNILVTAGPTISPIDPVRYITNRSSGKMGYAIAKEARDRGANVTLISGPTSLEVPADINFIRVSTNSEMKEEVNKYFDNSDVVIKSAAVADYKAKEYSNQKIKKGEGDLELAFTRDNDILMELGRKKKNQILVGFAAESQNLKENAKRKLMNKNLDYIVANDITSEDTGFASEDNRVIILSNKDEEIPIDKTSKNEIASKLFDIIGKR is encoded by the coding sequence ATGAAAAAGTGTGTGGTATTAGGAGTAAGTGGAGGTATAGCCGTTTATAAGGCTTTAGAAATAGTAAGCTTACTTAGAAAACAAGATATTGAAGTTAGAGTTATAATGACAAAATCAGCTACTGAATTTGTTACACCACTTTCATTTCAATCACTTAGCCAAAATATGGTTATATATGATATGTTTTCTGAACCGAAAGCATGGGAAATTCAACATATAAGTTTAGCTGAAAAAGCCGATGTTTTTTTAGTAGCACCAGCAACAGCTAACATAATTGGTAAAGTTGCAAACGGGATAGCAGATGATATGCTATCAACAACTATTATGGCAACTAAAGCAAAAGTGATTTTTGCACCAGCGATGAATACTCATATGTATGAAAATCCAATAGTTCAAGGAAATATAGAAAAGCTTAAGACTTTAGGATATGAATTTATAGAACCAGCCTCAGGCAGACTTGCTTGTGGGGATATAGGAAAAGGGAAGCTTGAAGACCCAAAAGTAATTGTAGATAGAGTGATATCACAATTTACAAAGAAAGATTTAGTTAATAAAAATATTTTAGTTACAGCAGGTCCTACAATATCGCCAATAGATCCTGTAAGATATATAACTAATAGATCAAGTGGGAAAATGGGATATGCAATAGCTAAAGAAGCTAGAGATAGAGGTGCTAATGTTACATTGATTTCTGGTCCAACTTCATTAGAAGTGCCAGCGGATATTAATTTTATTAGAGTTTCTACTAATAGCGAAATGAAAGAAGAAGTAAATAAGTATTTTGATAATTCTGATGTAGTTATAAAATCGGCTGCTGTAGCTGATTATAAAGCAAAAGAATACAGTAATCAAAAGATAAAAAAAGGTGAGGGCGATTTAGAATTAGCTTTTACTAGAGATAATGATATTCTTATGGAGCTAGGACGCAAAAAGAAAAACCAAATTTTAGTTGGATTTGCTGCTGAAAGTCAAAATTTAAAAGAAAATGCTAAAAGAAAGCTTATGAATAAAAATTTAGATTATATAGTTGCAAATGACATAACAAGTGAAGATACTGGTTTTGCTTCTGAAGATAATAGAGTAATTATTTTATCTAATAAAGATGAAGAAATCCCAATAGATAAAACAAGCAAAAATGAGATTGCTAGCAAATTATTTGATATTATTGGAAAGCGCTAA
- the priA gene encoding primosomal protein N', with protein MSIYAEIIINSDANEVDRPFTYKIPDEFMDKVGVGYRVKVPFGKGNRNVDGFIFRILTEELEFKYKIKCIVDVCEEYAILTKSDIDLINFLRIKYLCKYIDGIRLLIPVGIMKGLKNKKRHVIYTAKQLDDEKFKKDNYIKLYEFISQNEGSFTKSEITKENGFSSYSLNKLIEAGILKCEEQVVFRYNIKSYSEYASKTLTLEQQKAFDIIVNGNEKKYLIKGVTGSGKTEVYMHLVAEMLKQGKGCIILVPEIALTPQMIERFKGRFGSNISLFHSRLSDGERFDEWFRIKEGKSRLVIGARSALFLPMQNLGLIIIDEEHETTYKSEQNPKYNTIEVAEFITEMHGSKLILGSATPSIQSYYKSLKDEYKLIEMNKRVNKKDMPRFDIIDMREELKSNNLSLFSRTLYNEIDKNLKNKNQTILFLNRRGMSTFISCRSCGYVFKCPECDVSMTYHKNGYLICHYCGRAEREQKTCPKCKSKYVKYFGAGTERVETEVKKYFPKARVLRMDVDTTRHKNSHESIYNSFKNGEGDILIGTQMIAKGLDFPNVTLVGVLAADISINIPDYRCGERTFQIITQVAGRAGRGEKDGLVIVQTYTPNHYSLIHAKNADYKSFFDEEIRFRSLMDNPPFTKILVINGTSKFEEKLKNFMYNLQKELEKLIIGTELTLLGPVPCIITKLKDKYRWQIIIKGNLSDEFNKKVKDTLYLLNKSVYNEIRISIDINPNNMT; from the coding sequence ATGAGCATTTATGCTGAAATAATTATAAATAGTGATGCAAATGAAGTAGATAGACCATTTACATATAAAATACCAGATGAATTCATGGATAAAGTTGGTGTTGGATATAGAGTTAAAGTTCCTTTTGGAAAAGGAAATAGAAATGTTGATGGCTTTATATTTAGAATTTTAACTGAAGAGTTAGAATTTAAATATAAGATTAAATGCATTGTAGATGTTTGTGAAGAGTATGCTATTTTAACAAAATCAGATATTGATCTTATTAATTTTTTGAGAATCAAATATCTTTGTAAATATATAGATGGAATAAGACTTTTAATACCTGTTGGCATTATGAAAGGTTTAAAAAATAAAAAAAGACATGTGATATATACAGCTAAGCAATTGGACGATGAAAAATTTAAAAAAGATAATTATATAAAATTATATGAATTTATATCACAAAATGAGGGTTCATTTACCAAAAGTGAAATAACAAAAGAAAATGGATTTTCAAGTTATTCTTTAAATAAATTAATAGAAGCAGGAATTTTAAAATGTGAAGAACAAGTGGTTTTTAGATATAATATTAAAAGCTATTCTGAATATGCTTCTAAAACATTAACATTGGAACAACAAAAAGCTTTTGACATCATTGTAAATGGAAATGAAAAAAAATATCTAATAAAGGGAGTAACTGGTTCAGGAAAAACAGAAGTTTATATGCATTTAGTCGCTGAAATGTTAAAGCAAGGCAAGGGATGCATAATATTGGTGCCAGAAATTGCATTAACTCCTCAAATGATTGAAAGATTTAAAGGAAGATTTGGAAGTAATATTTCTCTTTTCCATAGTAGACTTTCTGATGGAGAAAGATTTGACGAATGGTTTAGAATAAAAGAAGGTAAATCTAGATTAGTTATAGGAGCCAGAAGTGCACTTTTTTTACCAATGCAAAATCTAGGATTAATTATAATAGATGAAGAGCATGAAACTACTTATAAATCAGAACAAAATCCTAAGTATAATACTATTGAAGTTGCAGAATTCATTACTGAAATGCATGGAAGTAAGCTTATATTAGGATCTGCTACTCCAAGTATTCAAAGTTATTATAAGTCTTTGAAGGATGAATATAAGCTTATAGAGATGAATAAAAGAGTGAATAAGAAAGATATGCCAAGATTTGATATAATAGATATGCGAGAAGAGTTAAAATCAAATAATTTATCTTTATTTAGCAGGACTCTTTATAATGAAATTGATAAAAATCTTAAAAACAAGAATCAAACTATTTTGTTTTTAAATCGGAGAGGAATGTCAACCTTCATTTCTTGCAGAAGTTGTGGATATGTTTTTAAATGTCCAGAGTGTGATGTATCAATGACTTATCATAAAAATGGTTATTTAATATGTCACTATTGCGGAAGAGCAGAAAGAGAACAAAAAACATGTCCAAAATGTAAAAGTAAATATGTGAAGTATTTTGGTGCTGGTACAGAAAGAGTAGAAACTGAAGTGAAAAAATATTTTCCTAAAGCTAGAGTACTAAGAATGGATGTTGATACTACTAGACATAAAAATTCACATGAATCTATATATAATTCATTTAAAAATGGAGAAGGAGATATTTTAATTGGGACTCAAATGATTGCTAAAGGTCTGGATTTTCCAAATGTAACGCTAGTTGGAGTATTAGCAGCTGATATTTCTATAAATATTCCAGATTACAGATGTGGAGAAAGAACTTTTCAAATCATAACTCAAGTGGCAGGTAGAGCAGGTAGAGGAGAAAAGGATGGATTAGTAATAGTTCAAACATATACTCCTAACCATTACAGCTTAATACATGCCAAAAATGCTGATTATAAATCTTTTTTTGATGAAGAAATTAGATTTAGAAGTCTTATGGATAATCCACCATTCACAAAGATATTGGTTATTAATGGAACTTCTAAATTTGAGGAAAAATTGAAAAATTTTATGTATAATTTACAGAAAGAATTGGAAAAGTTAATAATAGGAACTGAACTTACACTATTAGGCCCAGTGCCTTGCATAATTACCAAATTAAAGGATAAATATCGATGGCAGATAATAATAAAAGGTAATTTAAGTGATGAATTTAATAAAAAAGTAAAAGATACACTTTATCTATTAAATAAGAGTGTATATAATGAAATAAGGATTAGTATTGATATAAATCCTAATAA